The Ptychodera flava strain L36383 chromosome 14, AS_Pfla_20210202, whole genome shotgun sequence genome segment TAGTCAATCATTGCTTAGCCAGCAAGACTGACATATGCAGGGTACATGTACCAGTCTCTTTCTTATCATTTATGAAGTTCAATCAAGCTTGAACACAACAACCATTCATTAATAGTTACTTTTGATTTTACCATGGTAGGTTGCGTATCTATTCTAGCCAAGTGATGTCTCTCCATGTAAGGAGTACCCTCCCCAGATATCCTCTTCTAGAGCATCCCTTAATTGGCAGAATAACCTGTAACTCATGTGATTCGTGGGTGCCATCACACAGTTGTAAATGGCCAATAGCTAGTCACAAAACCCCTCAGTGCTTCTCTTTATAGTTCAAAAAGGCAATGTCCATGAGGCTTGTGACCCCATATGCTCAAGGTATGAGTGAAAATGGTATTCTACACTTTAAACACTGTAAGTATATGTGTGGCAAGCTAAGCCTaatactatttttttcctcacagattAGACTGATGATTAAAGAAAagaattaaatttcattttaaactgCAATAATGGCTTACATACAGGCCTGGAAATGGCAATCTCTGCATTGTTGAACTCAACAAGACAGACCTAGTTGTATTGCTATGCATGATTGGTCTACATGATTTGAATTTAGTGAAATGCTAAACAGGAAACTAGGGGGTCACACACACCAGTTGGTCAGGGAGACTGCACCAAGTGTGCCATGTGATGTGATGGCGTTTGTGATAATGCTAAAATGACAAGTTTTGGATGTTGCTGAATAAAAATCTGGTGACGACATATAtcagtatatgtatatgtatacagaCACACTGACATCACATACACAAAATCAATAAAGGAAGTTTATGATGTGTAATCTAACCCTACTTCCTTGGTAGGTTTAACCTTGATTTTCTTGACCTTTAAAAGAACTTCAATGAACACTACTGTAAGTGTCAAGATATGAAATTGATTGATGGAAAGTGGAATTTTTGCATTTATCTAGATCATACTGCTATTAATAGTGTTACACTCTTCTGTGAAACAAGTAAATGAAAATTACTTACCCATTGACAAAGTCACCAAAAATGTAATGTCCCTGCAGATTTGGTGACTGACATCCACGGTAGACATAACCTCCGGTGACAGATTTTCCAACAGAATGTGGGTAGGCATGGATTGGAAGAATGTCATCACCTGTAAGTCACATTAATTTACTGattgacaaatttaacaaagttTGCACAAGAAAGTATACAAATCTACATGCAGAGTTTAAGACAAAccctattttgttttgtgtggtAAAATACTTGTGACTTTAAAGTTTCAACATGTAATGTAAACCAAAAAATAGTATAACTTTAAGGAAACCAAGCTGAATGACTTTGATCTGCTATAGTATCTACCCACAGAGAATAGTTCTGATTGCAATCTAACCTGTACCTGATCTTGAAAGTCTTAAAGAAGATGATAAATTAAAATGTcattaacaagtcattgttaatgacacagtcccaacACAGTAAGAGTGTGTTGGTATTACAGTATATCAAGGTGGCAAAGctgtttgttgttttgaaaaatcttttctctataaactttcctaattattattcttgattatgaaaaggattatttcaaagtttctttgaacaaaatatactTTCTTATTGTATCTAAATATGTCAATATCATACCCATATAATCATCTGTACACATATCAAAGTCATAACATTTGAAGCCTTCTTTTCCTCTCCATCCGTAATTACCACCTCTGACTATGATATCAATTTCTTCATAGCGATTCTGACCAACGTCACCACAGAATATTCTACCCTTCCCTTCTCCAGTTTCTGGGTCACCTCGATCTACTGAACAGCGCCACATATTACGTGTACCATAGGCATAGGTTTCATTCCTTGCATTGGGAACATCAATAAATGGATTGTCTGGTGGAATCCCATAAGGAAGACTGTTCTCTTCGATGTCAACATTTATACGCAAAACAGAACCAAGAAGTGTTTCTCTGAAAGAAATGGGAAGATTTTAATCAGTGGTGTCAGAGTTGCTTTTCAGAGTATCATCTTGCACTTCTATTTCTTAATCATCCTTCTAGGATTCATTGTAGGCTTCTTACCATCAGAGTTCAGAAAATATAATTCTGTGCCTGTgttatattttgtttcattttgtggTATTGAACACTGGATTTTCATGATTTGTATCATTCTATTGTTTTGTTAATACAAGTAAtaattttgtgatgtttgtATTAGTCGCTTTTTTGGAGCTTTTATAatgaaatttgatttgaaaaattgttgttgttgttgttgcccAGGCTGAATTACTGGCCAACTGTACACCTAGCTTGCAGCCAGACAAGataaaaattcattgaaataattgtaACATTCTCTACCATAAATTCAAGTCCAGTGTACAACTCTCACCAAGTACAACTGAACGTAGACTGGTACACAAAGTTTGGACATGGTGCAATCTTTTGTAATCAGATTTTGATTGGCATTGCCTTTCATATAAATAAGAATAGCAGTTTTCACTTGGCAGTGAAAGTTCAATTGTCACATGAAATCAAGTTGGCATGGGAGTAGCTCATTAAGCCTGGACCtcacaaagaaaattacctCTTTGAATTCAGCAATAgttaattaattttgaaaattgtgcaatGACATAATTTTGTGATTGTTGTCACTACACAAAAGTTGTAAATGTATTCTTGATATCAAGAAAAGCAAACTTTTAACAAGTGACACTACAAGAACTAAACGCATCAAGGGAAGAAACAGACCAATGTTTAGTTAGTGTCCTGGTCTCATCCAAGGGCAAACTTTGTTTCAAACCTAATCACTTTATTCCCATACAATCTTGCCAATCTTATGTGGAAAAAAATCCATTCTCAGTGAGTAATCAGGAATCCAATATTCTAGGGTGTGAAAATGTAGgaataaaaattttatttttataaatttgttagtcaacttaaaaattgtcaaaatcagTCAGAGTGTTTGCTTTTTCTTTGTCAGTGAGATCAGGCGTCTGGAtactttttttttggggggggggtcctaATTCTGCGCCTTCGTTGcgtaaatttgcatacttttcctgattggtgaaaacttttcttggCCTGGAGTCTAATGGGGACTGCCTGCAATTGGCAGCACTTCAGTGTATCAGTTGTGTCACCTGTACAAGCTTTTATAGGATGGTaattacagtggaatttgatcgagtgtccgttttgccttgcagagctcgacaagtctacatgttccttatcattagaaaagtaaacatttgcaacaaattgagtatttggtgttagattacagcgcacgCGGCGAACGTCACTGTCTCGTCTACAATaatgacagtcgtttcagcatgccactcatgcacaacaagcttgacaccgcactatagctatagcacatcatcaaagttttctttcagctacagctttgtgtactttgatttgggaaatataactcagacaaaactcactggcatatttttcgagtgtcggatctatatctcgaggaaagtcctcaacatcaaccggactgactctcggcgttttattacagtgaaacattgtattttttcagcaaggtaaagaatattttgaaggcagagagatatcatCGTCCCCTCAATGCTAACCCGTTGCTgtgtatgatgccgtccgggaaattaagtgccaaaatacggtgaattatttcagaaacacttggtgtgttattcaatggcacaaaatgtaccgtgttgattgaattgcacttgcctgtgcaaaatcaacacttttcttcaagtctattttgtagctcagagaagtgtcaattcagAGAGAAGTGTCAActgagaaagtttcatttagctgagacaaaagagaaagcgggattaaagtttcatttaggagtgtttagcattttctggttgacaatattcagtgttgtatcgtgtcaaacttgttgatagagtagactgcactcgcaatgctacagactgcatgctgaaggaactgttgtcgtgattgctgacatcgagaggagaagaaagtttttttttaaagaatttacttgtttcttcataaagttcccaatttaaagtaaacacctaaaagaaaactgatggtgtgcatgtagtgcagtgttatgcttgttgtcagtgacatgctgaaacgactgcagtgatcgtgatgagacagtgtatgggaaacgtttgccgcgcgctgtaatctaacaccaaccaaagacgaagactcaatttgttgcaaatgtttacttttctaatgataagcaacatgtagactcgtcgagctctgcaaggcaaaccggacactcaatcaaattccactgtacatGGTTTGGTCGCCAGTATTAATCACATGAAGCGTGAAGGAACTATTTCACGTCTACAAACACTCATTCTCCTTGAGGAAATACAGTAACAAACTTTCgattaaataattttgaaacatttctaATCACAATCATGGACTCACAGATTTTGGCCATTTCCTATTTCACCGAACGGGTCACCTCCTCTTCCTCCATCTCCAACAAAcagatacatgaaaccatcgtcTCCAAACAGTATCTGTCCTCCATTGTGATTTGCTGCCGGTTCGTATATATCTAACAGCACACGTTCATAAGAGGGGTCTGCTTTGTTGACATCAGTACTCAATACTTTCATTTCGCTTATTCTAGTCCTATGGACGTTTCCATTCAAGAAAGAGTAGTAAATGAAAAATCTTCCGTTGTCTTTGTACTTCGGATGGAAAGCAATTCCCAGGAACCCGCGTTCGTCCCCTCGCCTTGAGCTGGTCAAAACAGTGTCCTCCAGATCGAGAAACGGTTCAACGACTTTAGTTCCATTGCGTAAATAAACATAAACTTTTCCCCTTTGTTCGGCAACGAAGAGTCGATGGGTGCCGTCGCCAGCATGAACGGCGGCCAGCGGGTTTCGTAGTCCGTTTGCAAATTCTTCCACACACAGACAACCCTCTGAGTTACCGTCGGCCACAACCAGCTCACGGTTAAATTCTTCATTGTAAAGTATATCTGGATAGCAATAGTCCATGTCTCCGATTGCAATCTTTTCACAGAAATATTCCGCCGATACGTCTAGCGAGGAAATCACTTCTTCATCCTGGGTGAGAGAGCGCACAACATGCGCGCACTGCTGCGCAAATTCTACACAAAAACTTTTACATAGTCCTGGTAAAGACTTCTGCTTCTGCGTGGTTTCGGCATCAAAAATATGAGAGGCGTACGGCGAACACTCTTGACACATCATTTCCCTAATGTAGTTTTTGCAATTGTTTGAAAGCGAGTTGATCTGTTGTGTAACTCTTTCAAACTCTGCTTTCAATTCGCTGTCTCTCGATGTCGTACAGCAGCCGAAGTCAGAATATTCCCAACAAAAACTAAGATCTTTGCTCGGAATAAATGGAGGATAATAATCTAAACATTGTGGATGTGTCCACGTCATTTGAATCAAGACCGTTGCGACGACAAGGGAATACGATCTTACCACGTAGAAAGGCGCCATTTCCACAGTCTCAAGAGACTTGCACAGCGCAGCAGGCAGACAAGTGTATCTTTGCGTGACCCAGTGTTCTGAAACTACATAACcactgtaacctttgacctcaaaaggCCTTTATTATGGCCCGTTACGCATTGCGCCTCACCTGGCTGACGAGAGAGAGCAGTGACGGTGACTCCACTCCACGTATATGCAACAGTGTTTCTTATGTATCCACTGAAGTTGAAACGATTCTCAAGTTTAGGTAGCCATAGTGACTCAAGGGTCGAACTTAACCTTTTTGCCATGTAATCCAGGTGGACAACCATTTCCGAAAAAATTGTAGTCCAAAGAAGACATTTGGTTGTCAGCTTTGACCCTAGCCACATTGCTAATTAATAATTTAATCATACGAATCTGACAATTTGACGAACAAATGCATATCATACTCTAACATTATCTCTCGTGTAGTTTAAGTTTCATGCAAATAGACAGGCAACAAAATGACACTGCATGAAAGTAATTTAAGCCGAAATGTTGTATAATAAAACTAGTACGTACCAAAAATTAGTTAAGCTTAATTTTCTTTCTATATAGGACATACTGAGTCAAACAACGAATAAACATGAactgtgtttttgctaaggtggGGAACATGTCATTGGTGAAAGAAGTGGGAACTCTTTTAAAAGTTCTTCTAGATCTGTTCCTCTAGGCTAATCCGATGACATTGATGTAGCAAGGGAAACCCCAGCAAAATGACTGGAAACCAAAGTTACATGTATGCCTACCTACTCGAGGCCCCTAcctaacaaaaacactgatggGACGAAAAGATACACCCTATTCCATCTCTTCTTTCTTTTCTCGTCCTGAATGGCTAAAAAAGAGTTAACATACATAAAATGTGGCTGATGATCGATTATTGTTCAATTTTCACCAGTATTTAGAGACACGATTATGCGGATTACTAACTAATAAAATTTGAGAAAGTGTGCTAGCCAGCTTGGAGTCAACACTCCCTGCTGTAAACTGCGGTTTATTCTATGACATGAGTGAATGTAGTCCTACGGGACAACGGATGaacatttcaagaaattaataGCCCTAGGGTAAGGTTTTGGTTGCCTTGGGAACAGGAACTACCCTTAACTTCAGCTTTTTAGGGCATGATGTTGACTTGTAATTATCTGGCAAGTGTCCCCGTCAGGTCACTGAAGGTGATTCCTGTAGGTTTTTAAAATAAAGATGTCTTCATTTTCACAATGGGGGCCTCAAGTAAATAAATCGGGGGGTGGGGTGGCTCTTTACAAACGGTACTAGTTCTACAATAGACAGTTTGAAAGGCTATTTTACATTGTACGGAACTACAGAACTGtgacaattttgaacaaaaacaaaattgaaagaaacgCATAAATAACCATGGGCCCTAAAGCTTTTTGACACAATAGGTGTAAAACATAAGACATTGTTTTATTCTACATACATGTCTGTGGACAATAAAAACAGAATTCTACTCTAGACAAGTGACGGTGGACAAGTAGCAAACCGTAAAAACTGCCATCATTTAATACCTACTAGGATATCAAGTGTCGGCTACTGGTGTAACTACGACACTACTGACCTGGAAAAATGAATAACACATAACATAAGTCACGGTAGCTTTGAAATTAGTAGGGTAGGTGTAAAATCGTTGCAGTTTACACTATCTGCATTGATAAAACTGTCACTGTTTAAAGTTTCCACATGAATATTACTGTCGTGGTGTAAAATACGGCTATAGCAGTTATATGAACTTTCTATAAAATTAGATCTACATCAGTTCTCAAATCAACAAGAAAGTACAATGATGTATGCATAATCCGCCTATGATGCCTTGCTGCCAACGTATGATTTCATTCTCgatctattatatatatatatatatatatatatatatatatatatatatatatatatatatatatatatatatatatatatatatatatatatatatatatatatatatatataatgtgtgtgtgtgtaaattacttcaaatacaaagttATTATATCTTTTactaaagtttcatgcatctagcAGGCCCGTTTTAACTCATAGGATGTATTTTCTGTCATAGAGTTGGAACGTAACATATAATAGTTCTATAGTTCTGGTGGTGTTGAAATtgtataaataatatttgatttGATGACGACACTTTGAAGGTGTAGATTGGTCAGCATTGATTATGtttatccatccatcaatccatccatgcaTCTTTcttccatccatcaatccatctatccatccactcatccatccatgcatacatagatacatagatacacatacatacatacatacatacatacatacatacatacatacatacatacatacatacatacatacatacatacatacatacatacatacatacagtcagacagacagtcagacagacagtcagacagacagactgacagacatatGCCACCGACTTACCATTTAAACTCTCTTTGGTATAATTGTGAGCTAAAACACATTAACATCAAATAAACTTTCAGATCTAATTTACACGTATTTTTGTGATATCCAATTTTGTATTTAGAATACTGTGATATGTTGTAATTTTGGTAAGTTGTTGGTGGTCGTTTTTACAGGTTGAGCTGAGGGACATAGCTTTAGAGTCCATTTTCGAATTCCACTTTCTAGCTATAGTGTCCTCCGTAACTGGGAATGTTTGTCTCTTGAAATCGTATTCTCCGATCAGAAGATATGTAGATCCAACTTTAAGTCTAGGACAAGTGCAAAGTGTTGCCTGGTCTATAACCCGTAGATTTAGGCTGATCATGTCGTCTAGTTCAGTTATGGTGCTGTTGAGATGATATACACCTTCAATGTCGACCATCACAAGTCTCTCACGTCCATACCATCTTCTAGACACAACTTTGACCTTGAGTGCTTTGATAAATATGAGGAACataaatagaaatatttttactcCTTGGCATCCTGGTAAATATTGCCCTTTAGTTTTTGGCAAATTGTACTTTGAGAAACTTTAAaactgtacagtacatgtaaggCAACAATCAAATAAGCCCttaatgatgaaatttcaacGAGTGCATTATATTTCATAAGGATCAAAATCCGTTTGGCTACGATTAGGAACATCACTCTCAGCTGAACAATCTCTTCTGAGTAAACGAAAACCCTACTGTTCAGATGACTTCACATTCACCGAAAAACTGCCACCATCACTGTGACCATAAGTGATATCATTGGTCTCATCAGAGTGAAAATCCAAATTATAACAAGAATAAAAAGTAGCAAAATGTATGCGTGTTTCATCGATCTCAGAAAGCGTTTGATAGTGTTTGGCACGATGGCCTCTGCATCAAACTTCTGAGAAATAACGTAACAGACAAAATGTGTAATATCGTAAAATCAATGTACAGCAATATAACATATAAAATTAAAACCAATGGGGATCTAACTAAACAATTTCAGTCTACCGTAGGGGTAAAGTAAGGATGTAATTTAAGTCCCACTGTCTTCAACATGTTCATCAATGATCTTACTAACATTTTTGATGCTGAAACGTGTGACCCACCAACCCATGATAAGACTAGTATCAACAGTCTTCTTTAAGTCAGTCTAAAAATGGACTACAAAATTGTGAAGACAAACTACCCATGTGCACTTCAAAATGGCATTTATCGGTCAATACTGATgaatcaaatatgatatttaATAAGTCAAACAGACTTTTggacaatgacatatttttattgGGGAAAGGAGCTTAAAATAAATAGTCAAACAATTTAACTTCCTTGGGTAGGTTATAAGCGCAGATGGAAAGTTTAAATAGGACAGGAAAATCTTTAAAACAAGGGTATGAAAACAATGCActctttgaaagaaaaaaactggTAGAAATCAAAATCTTCCCTTAGTACAATCATGTATATAATACACTTATCAGACATTGTTGTGTAGAGTCGTAAGGCATGGGGACAGCGATAGAAGACGTACGTCTCAGCTTTTGTCGTTTCAAGAAAAGACACTAAAACTGGCAATATACAGCGAACTCTGTCGATATCCCATCGAAATGTTCGTTCAAAAACAGCCAGATGGTTCAATACTTTATAATCGACTAAATCACCTGGTCTAGATCTTCCCAAATTTTAATACAAACTTAAACGCATGTGTGATAAAAAGTGGGAAAGAGAAATCCAAGATGATAAAAGAGCCAATAAAGAtggacaaaacaaaattaaaattcataacaaacaaaatatttaaagaaagTAGTGAACTTGAAAACTACATTACTATCAATAATATTGATCTCCGAGACTCTCTTGTTAAATTTAGATTGAGTAACCATGGATTAAAACTTGAAATAGGATGCAACAATAAAACACTGGTAAATAAAAGAGATGAACAATGAGATGAACACAGTGACACAGAAGTGAAGCCCAGTGGCCGAACTCTCTCGTCTTTAAAAGATGACACCGGAGATGACTCTCATTTTCTGTAGATCACAACATGTATGCAGTGATGTATGCCGTGTCATTGCTAACATGTCTGACCCTAGTAACCCATCAGAGTTGTAAGCATCCGataatttcaacttttcaataaaGGTCCTTCCAAAATGTTGTGACGTCTCTCAGATGCAGCGACATAAAACAATGACAGTATTCTTGCTCCATGGTCAGTTTATCATACAATCCTTGAGAAATATTCAGAGAGCATGTACAAAATGTTCAAATACATTATagtaaaaaatgtttaaatatgCGTCACTAATTGTTTGAAAACTCTACCATTGACATTATTGTCCGTGATATAAAACGCTCCATTATAAATGACCTATAATTAATACTTACCGTAGTGTGCTTTGCAGAAGACTTCAGAAATAATTTTCATCGAAAATTTGGGACATCTTGAACGACAAGGAATCCCCTCTGTGCAAGTAAAAGGAATGAAACAGATACACTATGACACCGAGACAGACAGCATCAAATTCATTCTTTTTGCCAAATCGAGTGAGAGCGACCTCTTTTGGACAATTAGTTCAAAAGGACAATAAGTGAAGGACGTAACAGTTGTCATTGAAAAGAAAAGTAATCCAGACTCATGAGAATAAAACACTCTCACAGTTCACCGAGTAGGAAATCTTGCTATTCGGTTAAAACGACTGACGATAACTTCACTCCAAAAACATTTTCTCTTATCAGACACCGATGTTTTTGGGGTAAacgaatatcaaaattttagtcctTGAGAGATGTCATAGACAgacaaattttgcattttatgatCCATTTCTTGTCGAAAGATACAGATTTGACGTTTTTGAGATCCAATGCATAATAGTTCACTCTTATCAGTTTCTACATCATAATGAGATTGTTTATCACATTTCTCAACGATTCACTTTAATACTTTCAATCCTGAAGGTAAACTAATTAAGTTACACAGAGAATCATTATAAGCGCATAGTATCTCCAAAGTTAAAGAACTGCCCATTGTTTCCAGAAGCAATCAAAAGTCTTCAAAGACAATCGGTAGCACACATTCCGTTGTAAGTAGCGAAAATGTAACTTTTACTTTACAGTGTACAATAAAATTTACCTGCAGCTTCATTGGGTTGATTGTCATGGACAGGAGCGCCATTGACGAAGTTCCCTCGACATTTTTCGGG includes the following:
- the LOC139150457 gene encoding HHIP-like protein 2 isoform X2; the protein is MAPFYVVRSYSLVVATVLIQMTWTHPQCLDYYPPFIPSKDLSFCWEYSDFGCCTTSRDSELKAEFERVTQQINSLSNNCKNYIREMMCQECSPYASHIFDAETTQKQKSLPGLCKSFCVEFAQQCAHVVRSLTQDEEVISSLDVSAEYFCEKIAIGDMDYCYPDILYNEEFNRELVVADGNSEGCLCVEEFANGLRNPLAAVHAGDGTHRLFVAEQRGKVYVYLRNGTKVVEPFLDLEDTVLTSSRRGDERGFLGIAFHPKYKDNGRFFIYYSFLNGNVHRTRISEMKVLSTDVNKADPSYERVLLDIYEPAANHNGGQILFGDDGFMYLFVGDGGRGGDPFGEIGNGQNLETLLGSVLRINVDIEENSLPYGIPPDNPFIDVPNARNETYAYGTRNMWRCSVDRGDPETGEGKGRIFCGDVGQNRYEEIDIIVRGGNYGWRGKEGFKCYDFDMCTDDYMGDDILPIHAYPHSVGKSVTGGYVYRGCQSPNLQGHYIFGDFVNGRLFKLTENAQSGRWESHNVCMGDESICNNGLIGSYPTKILSFGEDEAGEVYILSTDYESNTHYGGKVMKIVDPSRRGDPEKCVVDPKDVEVHGPVADLVPIGKGKVPCRSRCPKYKMKSIFQAFCQADYVFKIKATFRRWYAHERFVMTKAEAVYRLHPGITKFDKTVLLRIQDKATHCNCPRIRVGNTYIILGKYDFKRKTYPVTEDTIVRKWNSRMTVAARSQSAKCRTGPHSANGVSYFNYSSEIEESIVTVNEFP
- the LOC139150457 gene encoding HHIP-like protein 1 isoform X1, giving the protein MAPFYVVRSYSLVVATVLIQMTWTHPQCLDYYPPFIPSKDLSFCWEYSDFGCCTTSRDSELKAEFERVTQQINSLSNNCKNYIREMMCQECSPYASHIFDAETTQKQKSLPGLCKSFCVEFAQQCAHVVRSLTQDEEVISSLDVSAEYFCEKIAIGDMDYCYPDILYNEEFNRELVVADGNSEGCLCVEEFANGLRNPLAAVHAGDGTHRLFVAEQRGKVYVYLRNGTKVVEPFLDLEDTVLTSSRRGDERGFLGIAFHPKYKDNGRFFIYYSFLNGNVHRTRISEMKVLSTDVNKADPSYERVLLDIYEPAANHNGGQILFGDDGFMYLFVGDGGRGGDPFGEIGNGQNLETLLGSVLRINVDIEENSLPYGIPPDNPFIDVPNARNETYAYGTRNMWRCSVDRGDPETGEGKGRIFCGDVGQNRYEEIDIIVRGGNYGWRGKEGFKCYDFDMCTDDYMGDDILPIHAYPHSVGKSVTGGYVYRGCQSPNLQGHYIFGDFVNGRLFKLTENAQSGRWESHNVCMGDESICNNGLIGSYPTKILSFGEDEAGEVYILSTDYESNTHYGGKVMKIVDPSRRGDPEKCVVDPKDVEVHGPVADLVPIGKGGNIKISTSLTCISVCVIVSVVFIWLPSPAQGRFLVVPGVQSIK